The Chloroflexota bacterium DNA window GCACAAACTGTTGACCACCATCCTATCCCGCTGCCAGAGGTTCGACTTCCGCAGGCTCTCTCACAGTGCCGTGGTGGCCAAACTGAAGCTTATCTGCGAGAAAGAGAACATCTCCATTGCGCCTGAGAGCTTGAGGCTTATCGCCAAGAGCATATCAGGCAGCCTCCGGGATGCTGAGAACCTGCTACAGCAGGTAGTGATTTACTATGGAAACCAGGTAGACGTCCACCAGGTTGAGGACATGCTGGGTATCGCCACTGACTTTCGAATCAAGGAGCTGGCGAAGCATATCACCAGCAAAGATGTAGCTGCCGGCCTAGCCACTATAAACAGCATCGTCAACGATGGCTTGGACCTACTACAGGTGAACCGGGGACTCGTGGAGTGTCTGCGGAACATGTTACTGGCCAAATCTGGGGCGGAGGCCTCACTGGATCTCGGCGTGGAAGACTTGGCCGAAATAAAGGAATTAGCAGCTAAGCTATCGATGGAAGATATCCTCAAAGCACTCAAGCTCTTTGGACAAATCGATCTCCGTTCCAAGGACTACTCCTCCCTGCCGCTGGAGCTCGCATTTGTGGAGTGCGTCTTGACTGAAGAAAAGGCGATGCCTCCAACAAGGGAGACTGTTCGAGCTAAGCCAGGCATGACTGCCAAGGATGGGGCTGCTCCGTCCAGACCGGCTGTGCCTGTCCCTAAAGCTGAGCTAATCCAGGAAAAGCCTGCTGCCCCTGCATCGGAAATCCGCGAGGCTGCGCCAACCCGTGAGGAGGCTCCTGCCCCTGTACCAGAATCTGGCATAGAACGGGTACGCGCCCAGTGGAGCGACTTCGTGAAGACCTTGAGGGGCGTCGGTTCCAGTGGTAACCTGGATGCTTTCTTGAGGAGCGCTTGTGAGCCGCTGGACGTGGAAGATGATACACTGGTGTTGGCTTTTTACCATTCCTTTCACAAAGAGAAGATTGAGGATCCTAAATACCGGCGCATGGTAGAGAATAAACTGAGCCAGATGTTTGGTACTCCTAGCAAGGTGCGCTGCGTACTCCGGCCGGAACCCAAGCAGCGAGCGATAAATGGGCATCTGGTCAAGGCAGCTCGGGAA harbors:
- the dnaX gene encoding DNA polymerase III subunit gamma/tau translates to MASEVFYRKWRPQTLAEVVGQEHVTQTLRNALETGRVAHAYLFCGPRGTGKTSTGRILAKAINCLTNGNGEPCNTCEMCEAMNRGRALDVIEIDAASNRGIDDIRELRERVKFAPNSARYKVYIIDEVHMLTEHASNALLKTLEEPPPHAIFILATTEPHKLLTTILSRCQRFDFRRLSHSAVVAKLKLICEKENISIAPESLRLIAKSISGSLRDAENLLQQVVIYYGNQVDVHQVEDMLGIATDFRIKELAKHITSKDVAAGLATINSIVNDGLDLLQVNRGLVECLRNMLLAKSGAEASLDLGVEDLAEIKELAAKLSMEDILKALKLFGQIDLRSKDYSSLPLELAFVECVLTEEKAMPPTRETVRAKPGMTAKDGAAPSRPAVPVPKAELIQEKPAAPASEIREAAPTREEAPAPVPESGIERVRAQWSDFVKTLRGVGSSGNLDAFLRSACEPLDVEDDTLVLAFYHSFHKEKIEDPKYRRMVENKLSQMFGTPSKVRCVLRPEPKQRAINGHLVKAAREIGGIIVSVETHQNTSGGNE